Proteins encoded by one window of Streptomyces sp. NBC_01571:
- a CDS encoding ISAs1 family transposase, with the protein MRLGPLDAGQVADLRSYLDAVPDPRSRRGRWYSLTAILLVCACAAVSGARSIEELAEWGQRASNALLVVIGIRRHLLGWRRTPSPATIGRVLGTVDGDALDRAVGAYLADRHRVATEPAHRPSPSASGRPCVIAVDGKTLKGSARLTAKRRHLLSAVTHAPVVTLAQVEVGAKTNETTHFQPLLAPLDLAGTVVTFDALHSVKANVSWLVETKKAHYIAVTKTNQPTAHSQLADLPWRDIPVQHTASTTGHGRRESRSIKTCAVPDELGGISFPHGRLAIRVHRRRKQTGQRETRESLYAVTSLDAHQTGPAGLATAIRGHWGIENSSHHIRDVTFAEDASTVHTGTAPRAMATLRNLAIGVLKTLGSDNIAKTTRAIRNEPERALHILGITTEPDTYGT; encoded by the coding sequence ATGAGGCTGGGTCCGCTGGACGCCGGTCAGGTCGCCGATCTGCGTTCCTACCTCGATGCGGTGCCCGATCCGCGCTCGCGGCGGGGCCGTTGGTACTCACTGACCGCGATCTTGCTGGTGTGCGCCTGTGCGGCCGTGTCGGGAGCGAGGAGCATCGAGGAACTCGCCGAGTGGGGCCAGCGCGCCTCGAACGCACTCCTGGTAGTGATCGGGATCCGGCGTCACCTGCTCGGCTGGCGACGCACTCCGTCACCGGCCACGATCGGCCGGGTGCTGGGGACCGTTGACGGTGACGCCCTGGACCGGGCGGTGGGCGCCTACCTCGCCGACCGGCACCGCGTCGCCACCGAGCCGGCCCACAGGCCATCGCCCTCGGCGTCCGGGCGGCCGTGTGTGATCGCTGTCGACGGCAAGACACTCAAGGGATCAGCCCGTCTGACCGCGAAGCGCCGGCATCTGCTCTCCGCGGTCACCCACGCCCCGGTCGTCACCCTCGCGCAGGTGGAAGTGGGCGCGAAGACGAACGAAACCACACATTTCCAACCGCTCCTGGCACCGCTGGACCTGGCCGGCACCGTCGTCACCTTCGACGCGCTGCACTCGGTCAAGGCGAACGTCTCCTGGCTGGTCGAGACGAAGAAGGCCCACTACATCGCCGTGACCAAGACCAACCAGCCGACCGCCCACAGCCAGCTCGCGGACCTGCCGTGGCGCGATATTCCCGTCCAGCACACCGCCTCCACCACCGGGCACGGCAGGCGCGAGTCCCGCTCGATCAAGACCTGCGCCGTCCCGGACGAACTCGGCGGGATCTCCTTCCCCCACGGCCGCCTGGCCATCCGTGTCCACCGCCGCCGCAAGCAAACCGGCCAGCGCGAGACCCGGGAGAGCCTCTACGCCGTCACCAGCCTCGACGCCCACCAGACCGGCCCCGCCGGCCTTGCCACCGCGATCCGCGGGCACTGGGGGATCGAGAACTCCTCACACCACATCAGGGACGTCACCTTCGCCGAAGACGCCTCCACCGTCCACACCGGCACAGCACCCCGCGCCATGGCAACCCTCCGCAACCTCGCCATCGGCGTCCTGAAGACCCTCGGATCCGACAACATCGCCAAAACCACCCGAGCGATTCGAAACGAACCCGAACGAGCACTCCACATCCTGGGCATCACAACCGAACCAGACACCTACGGAACTTGA
- a CDS encoding ISAs1 family transposase — translation MLAKLGLLDADQVADLRPFLESVPDPRSRRGRWYSLTAILLVCACAAVSGARSIDELAEWGERAPNSLLVVIGIRRHPLGWRRTPSRTTIGRVLEAVDGDALDQAVGAYLADRHHTATRPPGPPGPGQRRVIAVDGKALKGSARLAARRRHLLSAVTHHRAVTLAQAEVGAKTNETTHFRPLLEPLDLTGTLVTFDALHSVQANVAWLVEIKKAHYLAVIKTNQPTAHRQLAALPWQDIAVQHTATTKGHGRRESRSIKTCGIADELGGIAFPHARLAIRVHRRRTQTGHRQTRETVYAVTSLDAHQTAPAELAGAVRGHWSVEALHHVRDVTFAEDASTVHTGTAPRAMATFRNLAIGLLKTLGAGNIAKTTRAIRDQPERALPLLGITNNPEPQGT, via the coding sequence GTGCTGGCGAAGTTGGGTCTCCTTGACGCTGACCAGGTCGCTGACCTGCGACCCTTCCTCGAGTCGGTGCCCGATCCGCGCTCAAGGCGGGGCCGCTGGTACTCGCTGACGGCGATCCTGCTGGTGTGTGCATGCGCGGCGGTCTCCGGGGCGAGGAGCATCGACGAACTCGCCGAGTGGGGTGAGCGCGCCCCGAACTCACTGCTGGTGGTCATCGGCATCCGCCGTCATCCGCTCGGCTGGCGGCGCACACCGTCACGGACCACGATCGGCCGGGTGCTGGAGGCCGTCGACGGGGATGCCCTGGACCAAGCGGTGGGCGCCTACCTCGCCGACCGGCACCACACAGCCACCAGGCCGCCCGGCCCGCCCGGTCCCGGGCAGCGGCGCGTGATCGCCGTCGACGGCAAGGCGCTCAAGGGCTCGGCCCGCCTCGCCGCTAGGCGCAGACACCTGCTCTCCGCGGTCACCCACCACCGAGCCGTGACCCTCGCTCAGGCCGAGGTCGGCGCGAAGACGAACGAGACCACCCACTTCCGGCCCCTGCTCGAGCCCCTCGACCTGACCGGCACCCTCGTCACCTTCGACGCTTTGCACTCGGTCCAGGCGAACGTCGCCTGGCTGGTCGAGATCAAGAAGGCCCACTACCTGGCAGTGATCAAGACCAATCAGCCGACCGCCCACCGCCAACTCGCCGCACTGCCCTGGCAGGACATCGCCGTCCAGCACACCGCCACCACGAAGGGACACGGCCGCCGTGAATCCCGCTCGATCAAGACCTGCGGCATCGCGGACGAACTCGGCGGCATCGCCTTCCCCCACGCCCGACTGGCCATCCGCGTTCACCGCCGTCGCACACAGACCGGCCACCGGCAGACACGGGAGACGGTCTACGCCGTCACCAGCCTCGACGCCCATCAGACAGCCCCGGCCGAACTGGCCGGCGCAGTCCGAGGCCACTGGTCCGTGGAGGCCCTGCACCATGTCAGAGACGTCACCTTCGCCGAGGACGCCTCCACCGTCCACACGGGAACCGCACCCCGCGCCATGGCGACCTTCCGCAACCTCGCCATCGGCCTGCTGAAAACCCTCGGTGCCGGCAACATCGCCAAGACCACACGGGCGATCCGCGACCAACCAGAGCGAGCACTCCCACTCCTGGGCATCACCAACAACCCGGAACCCCAGGGAACTTGA